A stretch of the Panicum virgatum strain AP13 chromosome 9N, P.virgatum_v5, whole genome shotgun sequence genome encodes the following:
- the LOC120687290 gene encoding transcription factor IIIB 90 kDa subunit-like, with translation SPPEVDTRSAGEVTGHGSQISSAAWAEVTRRAAALNSHSQQEFEDKNSGHPWSQTEIEEFLATADECNQEPVQKCSLKPGEVLCKHKDKDFEHFAHGLCEKCYNKFTKLSGGLEGGCDPPAFQRAEKLRLEAAKRTEDAAAAKEAALEESLCDTQNSDVENTLTPSKGISGDKSSEVASEERTNDSILFKDPEGGGENCEGDADPENLSDIDDVEVDWYLHNEEETQYKKIIWEEMNKEYLEEQAAKEALAAELAARGVVVEEGKKKKRRHNEDTKSSKPAETPAEATYNMLKRKGLGSKVSEGAVGELYKTKDDNGSAHKKEEMDFDAQYGQDNADGETFDHGYYSYDGYDDDGISSSSICRTAC, from the exons AGTCCTCCCGAGGTTGACACTCGTTCGGCGGGGGAGGTGACGGGCCATGGCTCGCAGATTTCAAGCGCGGCGTGGGCTGAGGTGACCCGACGAGCGGCGGCATTGAACTCACACAGCCAGCAGGAGTTCGAGGACAAGAACTCCGGCCATCCATGGAGTCAGACTGAG ATTGAAGAATTTCTGGCGACAGCTGATGAATGTAATCAAGAGCCTGTTCAAAAATGTTCACTCAAGCCTGGAGAAGTTCTTTGCAAGCACAAGGATAAAGATTTTGAGCATTTTGCTCATGGACTTTGTGAAAAATGCTACAACAAG TTCACTAAACTGTCAGGTGGACTAGAAGGTGGTTGTGACCCTCCAGCATTCCAACGAGCTGAAAAGCTAAGACTTGAAGCTGCTAAAAGGACTGAAGATGCTGCTGCAGCTAAGGAGGCAGCGCTGGAAGAATCTCTTTGTGACACACAGAATTCTGATGTTGAGAATACCTTAACTCCTAGTAAG GGTATAAGCGGAGATAAATCTTCAGAAGTTGCATCTGAGGAACGCACAAATGACTCTATACTGTTCAAAGACCCTGAAGGAGGAG GTGAAAATTGTGAAGGTGATGCTGATCCTGAAAACCTTTCTGATATTGATGATGTAGAG GTTGATTGGTACCTTCACAATGAGGAAGAAACACAATATAAAAAGATTATCTGGGAGGAAATGAACAAAGAGTACCTTGAG GAACAAGCAGCAAAGGAAGCTTTGGCAGCTGAGTTGGCAGCTAGAGGTGTTGTTGTGGAAGAGGGAAAAAAGAAA AAACGAAGACATAATGAAGACACCAAGAGCTCAAAACCTGCTGAAACACCAGCAGAAGCAACATACAACATGCTAAAAAGAAAG GGACTTGGTTCAAAGGTTAGTGAGGGAGCTGTTGGCGAATTATACAAG ACTAAAGATGACAATGGCAGCGCACATAAGAAAGAAGAGATGGATTTCGACGCACAGTATGGGCAGGACAATGCTGATGGTGAAACATTCGATCATGGTTACTACAGCTATGATGGTTATGACGACGATGGGATTTCGAGTAGCAGCATTTGCAGAACGGCGTGCTGA